From one Humulus lupulus chromosome 8, drHumLupu1.1, whole genome shotgun sequence genomic stretch:
- the LOC133793618 gene encoding uncharacterized protein LOC133793618 isoform X1: MYFYDELHPFFDLDLIVVFMTAVIILIGIRRPKTSSKSDGNNSEPIYSHQEYAKLQNPQYQCSNITDKSDPEYWKSQIKVNRYKEQLLKWEGFHVDCFDIPMRYAPAHMISPALETTSLAKDAAIFALEKHNKYRLAPIIKLKRIVKANGMLVNGLWIYLTLEATNGYFYEAKVYLSPPKDRTLSNRLEFLRRAKHYPMTRTSSHRVKAMVDNIIHSLCFQLGLGDYFCI, encoded by the exons ATGTATTTCTATGATGAGCTTCACCCTTTTTTTGATTTGGATCTAATCGTTGTGTTTATGACGGCCGTTATTATCCTAATAGGAATACGCCGACCAAAGACAAGTTCAAAATCAGATGGGAACAATTCAGAGCCAATCTATTCTCATCAG GAATATGCAAAACTGCAAAATCCACAATATCAATGTAGCAATATTACCGATAAGAGTGATCCTGAATATTGGAAGAGTCAAATTAAAGTCAACCGATATAAGGAGCAACTCTTAAAATGGGAG GGTTTTCATGTTGATTGCTTTGATATCCCAATGCGCTACGCTCCTGCTCATATGATTTCACCAGCACTTGAAACTACATCATTGGCAAAAGATGCAGCAATATTTGCACTGGAAAAGCACAACAAATACAGG CTTGCACCTATTATTAAGCTAAAGAGAATTGTGAAAGCGAATGGCATGTTGGTGAACGGACTTTGGATTTATCTAACATTGGAAGCAACAAATGGATACTTTTACGAAGCCAAAGTTTACCTAAGCCCTCCCAAGGACAGAACGCTTTCCAATCGATTGGAATTTTTGAGACGTGCTAAACACTATCCCATGACAAGGACTAGTAGCCACAGAGTGAAGGCTATGGTGGATAATATTATACATTCATTGTGCTTTCAACTTGGGTTGGGGGATTACTTTTGTATTTAG
- the LOC133793618 gene encoding uncharacterized protein LOC133793618 isoform X2 → MYFYDELHPFFDLDLIVVFMTAVIILIGIRRPKTSSKSDGNNSEPIYSHQGFHVDCFDIPMRYAPAHMISPALETTSLAKDAAIFALEKHNKYRLAPIIKLKRIVKANGMLVNGLWIYLTLEATNGYFYEAKVYLSPPKDRTLSNRLEFLRRAKHYPMTRTSSHRVKAMVDNIIHSLCFQLGLGDYFCI, encoded by the exons ATGTATTTCTATGATGAGCTTCACCCTTTTTTTGATTTGGATCTAATCGTTGTGTTTATGACGGCCGTTATTATCCTAATAGGAATACGCCGACCAAAGACAAGTTCAAAATCAGATGGGAACAATTCAGAGCCAATCTATTCTCATCAG GGTTTTCATGTTGATTGCTTTGATATCCCAATGCGCTACGCTCCTGCTCATATGATTTCACCAGCACTTGAAACTACATCATTGGCAAAAGATGCAGCAATATTTGCACTGGAAAAGCACAACAAATACAGG CTTGCACCTATTATTAAGCTAAAGAGAATTGTGAAAGCGAATGGCATGTTGGTGAACGGACTTTGGATTTATCTAACATTGGAAGCAACAAATGGATACTTTTACGAAGCCAAAGTTTACCTAAGCCCTCCCAAGGACAGAACGCTTTCCAATCGATTGGAATTTTTGAGACGTGCTAAACACTATCCCATGACAAGGACTAGTAGCCACAGAGTGAAGGCTATGGTGGATAATATTATACATTCATTGTGCTTTCAACTTGGGTTGGGGGATTACTTTTGTATTTAG